A genomic window from Salvelinus sp. IW2-2015 unplaced genomic scaffold, ASM291031v2 Un_scaffold19, whole genome shotgun sequence includes:
- the LOC112068027 gene encoding LOW QUALITY PROTEIN: keratin, type I cytoskeletal 19-like (The sequence of the model RefSeq protein was modified relative to this genomic sequence to represent the inferred CDS: inserted 1 base in 1 codon; deleted 2 bases in 1 codon), whose amino-acid sequence MSIVASRSSSRRYISRSGVGSSGLSLSGGMQFSSGLGGGRSRMSVSFVGSSRAPSVYGGAGGYGTRISQSTFSMDGPGQITIGANEKHTMQNLNDRLATYLEKVCSLEAANSKLELQIKEFYEMRSPTHKKDLSVFHATITDILNQIQARSVENSQMILRVDSARLAADDFKMKLETEANMRMKMEGDVARLRGVLDSFTLTRAELEIQIEGVKEELVYLRKNHEEEIQLMRPQHCGAVNVEMDCASSVAMSKVLEEMRIQYXSMVMKDQRDAAKWFESKVEVLQNQISTSTIEVKTSQSQVTDLKRTFQSLELNCMACLTQKGYLEQSVVDINGRYGSQLSQLQVXINSMEEELQHINVSIQQQASEYQILLDIKMRLEMEIAEYRRLLDGEQLRHVETRQEVRKVIVVEKIQEVQQVQEVVEEYNPHKQKRVRVIVEEMVDGKVVSTSVEEKVQDMN is encoded by the exons ATGTCCATTGTAGCCAGTCGCAGTAGTAGCCGTAGATACATCTCACGTAGCGGTGTCGGTTCGAGTGGCCTCAGTTTGTCCGGTGGGATGCAGTTTTCCAGCGGTTTGGGAGGCGGTAGGTCCCGTATGAGCGTGTCCTTTGTTGGGAGCAGTCGCGCGCCGAGTGTATATGGAGGTGCCGGGGGATACGGCACCCGTATCTCTCAATCCACTTTCTCTATGGACGGGCCAGGCCAGATCACTATCGGCGCCAACGAGAAGCATACCATGCAGAATCTGAACGACCGTTTGGCCACCTACCTGGAAAAG GTGTGCTCTCTAGAGGCAGCCAATAGCAAGTTGGAGCTGCAGATCAAGGAGTTCTACGAGATGAGATCACCGACTCACAAGAAGGACCTCAGTGTGTTCCATGCCACCATCACAGACATCCTCAACCAG ATCCAAGCCAGGTCTGTGGAGAACTCTCAGATGATCCTGCGGGTGGATAGTGCCAGACTTGCAGCTGATGACTTCAAGATGAA GTTAGAGACGGAGGCTAACATGCGTATGAAGATGGAAGGGGATGTGGCTCGTCTGAGAGGAGTCCTGGACAGCTTTACACTCACCAGAGCAGAACTGGAGATACAGATTGAGGGGGTGAAGGAGGAGCTGGTCTACCTCAGGAAAAACCACGAGGAG GAGATTCAGTTGATGCGGCCGCAGCATTGTGGTGCTGTGAATGTGGAGATGGACTGTGCTTCCTCAGTGGCCATGAGCAAGgtgctggaggagatgaggaTCCAGT GGAGCATGGTAATGAAAGACCAGAGAGATGCTGCCAAGTGGTTTGAGAGCAAG gtggagGTGCTTCAGAACCAGATCAGCACCAGCACCATAGAGGTGAAGACCTCTCAGTCTCAGGTGACTGACCTGAAGAGGACCTTCCAGAGCCTG GAATTGAACTGCATGGCCTGCCTCACTCAG AAGGGGTACCTGGAGCAGAGCGTCGTTGATATAAACGGCCGCTATGGCTCCCAGCTGAGCCAGCTGCAGGTTTYTATCAacagcatggaggaggagctgcAGCATATCAACGTCAGCATCCAGCAGCAGGCCTCCGAGTACCAGATCCTCCTGGACATCAAGATGAGGCTGGAGATGGAGATCGCTGAGTACAGGAGGCTGCTGGATGGAGAGCAACTCAG GCATGTGGAGACCAGACAAGAGGTCAGGAAAGTGATCGTGGTCGAGAAGATCCAGGAAGTACAACAAGTCCAGGAAGTAGTGGAAG AGTATAATCCACACAAGCAGAAGCGGGTGAGGGTGATCGTGGAGGAGATGGTGGATGGGAAGGTGGTGTCCACCTCAGTTGAGGAGAAGGTCCAGGATATGAACTAA